The Metamycoplasma cloacale genome includes a region encoding these proteins:
- a CDS encoding restriction endonuclease subunit S codes for MTNIWKLIENSSIEWKTVDQIFDIRNGFTPSKSIKEYWENGTINWYRLEDLREQGRILGNSIQKISNNAVNHSRLFKKDSIILSTSATIGEYALLTKDSLANQRFTNFQTKKELKSLLIPKFVLYYFEVISQWCKNNCDSATFQTVDIKNLKKIKFPIPPIEIQNQIVEILDKFSSYKAELTAELTAELTERNKQYTYYTNKLLDFSSSQSNIAYKDNSSISNVQKIEDLCIIKRGKVISNQYIEQNSGEYHVYSSKTYDNGSIGKMNTYDFDGEYITWTTDGANAGTIFYRNEKFNITNVCGLLEVKDKNYISTKYLFYALSHVSKNYVNYATSNPKLMSNMMAEILVLVPTLTIQEKIVKLLDNFDDICKSLNIGLPKEIELREKQYNYYRDQIFKYLETGTLDNCPEERERERESGSCANN; via the coding sequence GAATGAAAAACTGTAGATCAAATATTTGATATTAGAAATGGTTTCACACCTTCTAAATCTATTAAGGAATATTGGGAAAATGGAACCATAAATTGATACCGATTGGAAGATTTAAGAGAACAAGGGAGAATTCTCGGTAACTCAATTCAAAAAATATCAAATAATGCAGTTAATCATAGTAGACTTTTTAAAAAAGACAGCATAATTTTATCAACATCAGCTACAATTGGTGAATATGCCTTACTAACTAAAGATTCACTAGCAAATCAACGGTTTACTAATTTTCAAACCAAAAAAGAATTGAAATCATTACTAATACCTAAATTCGTTTTATACTATTTTGAAGTTATTAGCCAATGATGCAAGAACAATTGTGATTCCGCTACTTTTCAAACGGTTGATATAAAAAATTTAAAAAAAATTAAATTTCCAATCCCTCCTATTGAAATTCAAAATCAAATTGTTGAAATCCTTGATAAATTTTCTTCATACAAAGCGGAGCTTACAGCGGAGCTTACAGCGGAGCTTACAGAAAGAAATAAACAATATACTTATTACACTAATAAATTATTAGATTTTTCATCGTCACAAAGTAATATTGCTTATAAAGATAATAGTAGTATATCTAATGTACAAAAAATAGAAGATTTGTGTATTATCAAGCGTGGTAAAGTAATTTCTAATCAATATATTGAACAAAATTCAGGTGAATATCATGTTTATTCTTCAAAAACATATGATAATGGTTCCATTGGCAAAATGAATACTTATGATTTTGACGGCGAATATATAACTTGAACTACAGACGGAGCTAATGCCGGCACCATTTTCTATAGAAATGAAAAATTTAATATCACTAACGTATGTGGTTTACTTGAAGTTAAGGACAAAAATTACATAAGCACAAAATACTTGTTTTATGCATTATCACATGTATCTAAAAATTATGTTAATTATGCAACAAGCAATCCTAAATTAATGTCAAACATGATGGCTGAAATTTTAGTTTTAGTTCCTACTTTAACTATTCAAGAGAAAATAGTTAAATTACTAGATAACTTTGATGATATTTGCAAAAGTTTAAATATTGGCTTACCTAAGGAAATTGAATTAAGAGAAAAACAATATAACTACTACAGAGATCAAATTTTTAAATATCTAGAAACAGGCACTTTAGATAATTGCCCTGAAGAGAGAGAGAGAGAGAGAGAGAGCGGATCTTGCGCAAATAATTAA
- a CDS encoding restriction endonuclease subunit S, whose product MQWKRLDEISTIKTGQPINQTIISQNIGKYPVINSGKNPLGYINKWNTENDPIGIASRGTVGYITYTEGRYFRGNLNYSVTIKDKKVVNQKFLYYLLLANQNKIFEICNYNGVPALNSADLKEMELPIPPIEIQNNIVKILDKFDLLINDLTEGLPKEIKLREKQYEYYSNLIFKKLSK is encoded by the coding sequence ATTCAATGAAAGAGGCTTGATGAAATTTCCACAATTAAAACGGGGCAACCAATTAATCAAACAATAATTTCTCAAAATATTGGTAAATATCCTGTCATAAATAGTGGGAAAAATCCATTAGGATATATAAATAAATGAAATACCGAAAACGATCCGATTGGAATTGCTTCTCGTGGAACTGTTGGCTATATTACATATACAGAAGGTAGATATTTTAGGGGGAATTTGAATTATTCCGTTACCATCAAAGATAAAAAGGTTGTAAATCAAAAATTTTTGTATTATCTTCTTTTAGCTAATCAAAATAAAATTTTTGAAATATGTAATTATAATGGTGTTCCAGCTCTTAATTCCGCTGATTTAAAAGAAATGGAACTTCCAATCCCTCCTATTGAAATTCAAAATAATATTGTTAAAATCCTTGATAAATTTGATCTATTAATCAATGATTTAACAGAAGGACTACCAAAAGAAATAAAATTGCGTGAAAAACAATATGAATATTATTCAAATTTAATATTTAAAAAACTATCTAAATAG
- the rpsO gene encoding 30S ribosomal protein S15, which produces MVSKEKKQELTLKYGRNAKDTGYLPVQIAILTEDIESLKSHFVANKNDLHSMRGFMAKVNQRKALLNHLKETNYNLYLETIKALNIRK; this is translated from the coding sequence ATGGTTTCAAAAGAAAAGAAACAAGAGTTAACTCTTAAATATGGAAGAAATGCAAAAGACACAGGATATCTACCTGTTCAAATTGCAATTCTAACAGAAGACATTGAAAGTTTAAAATCACACTTTGTTGCAAACAAAAACGATTTACATTCAATGCGTGGATTTATGGCTAAAGTTAATCAACGTAAAGCTTTATTAAACCACTTAAAAGAAACAAACTACAACTTATATCTAGAAACAATTAAAGCTCTAAATATTAGAAAATAG
- a CDS encoding FAD synthase, whose translation MELYNLTFNNKIQNDQPLILCLGSFETLHIGHLELIKNAKSLKILHPECILAFSIFKNPHKNGNVKPEKAFQLKPRLYTLANYGFNQTYIIDFNEDFRYKTAKEFIELLKKMNVKHIVCGQDYTFGFNKSGNINLLKKYFDVSIASERKINSQKISSGIIRDLIKESNIEMLNTLLIDKYAFIVNVEKFHFQYPENLIRLHAGIYYVNVVIENIEYHGICLINFNQNNEMNNKLILLDLDLVWSKHQEVYIEFIDKLRLIKNQAENEIFDDDIAIAKAFFSINIK comes from the coding sequence ATGGAATTATACAATTTAACATTTAATAATAAAATTCAAAACGATCAACCATTAATTTTGTGTTTGGGTTCGTTTGAAACTTTACATATCGGACATCTTGAATTAATTAAAAACGCAAAATCTTTAAAAATATTGCATCCAGAATGTATTCTAGCTTTTTCTATTTTCAAAAATCCACATAAAAACGGTAATGTTAAACCAGAAAAAGCTTTTCAGTTAAAACCGCGTTTGTATACGCTCGCTAATTATGGGTTTAATCAAACTTATATCATTGATTTTAATGAAGATTTTAGATATAAAACAGCTAAAGAATTTATTGAATTATTAAAAAAAATGAATGTTAAACATATTGTATGTGGTCAGGATTATACTTTTGGATTTAATAAATCAGGAAATATTAATTTATTAAAGAAATATTTTGATGTATCAATTGCTTCTGAAAGAAAAATTAATAGTCAAAAAATATCATCTGGAATTATTCGGGATTTAATTAAAGAAAGTAATATTGAAATGTTAAATACATTATTAATTGATAAATACGCATTTATTGTTAATGTAGAAAAATTTCATTTTCAATATCCAGAAAATTTAATTAGATTACATGCAGGTATATATTATGTTAATGTTGTGATTGAAAACATTGAATATCACGGTATTTGTTTGATTAATTTTAATCAAAACAATGAAATGAATAATAAATTGATTCTATTAGATCTTGATTTAGTTTGATCAAAACATCAAGAAGTTTATATTGAATTTATTGATAAACTAAGATTAATTAAAAATCAAGCAGAGAATGAAATTTTTGATGATGATATTGCTATTGCTAAAGCATTTTTCAGCATAAATATCAAGTAA
- a CDS encoding YcsE-related riboflavin metabolism phosphatase, giving the protein MTKYKILVFDIDGTLLPFGVDELSPRMKEMFEKLKQNGYINVLCSGRDIFTVGKQIDNPYVDYFVGANGTFILDLKTKEYVFETTIDYEDYKKFAEYAKENNLPYSFVGNKWGYYNELFNIDHWFYKPYQDKFISIDEFEKQNDKNYLITVSSKESKVLGPKLTKFFEENNMNVWVLAEWDGGVFISSKGITKAVGLKVLANLLGYSLEEMVAFGDSENDVEMLEAVGLGIAMGNGEDVTKSAAKEICLPVTEDGPYFKLRDKGFYE; this is encoded by the coding sequence ATGACTAAATATAAAATTCTTGTATTTGATATTGATGGGACATTACTTCCTTTTGGTGTTGATGAACTTTCACCAAGAATGAAAGAAATGTTTGAAAAGTTAAAACAAAATGGTTATATTAATGTTTTATGTTCAGGTCGTGATATTTTCACAGTAGGTAAACAAATTGATAACCCTTATGTTGATTATTTTGTAGGAGCAAATGGAACATTTATTCTAGATCTAAAAACTAAAGAATATGTTTTTGAAACTACAATTGATTATGAAGATTACAAAAAATTTGCTGAATATGCAAAAGAAAATAATCTTCCTTATTCATTTGTTGGAAACAAATGAGGATATTACAATGAATTATTTAATATCGATCACTGATTCTATAAGCCATATCAAGATAAATTCATTTCAATTGATGAATTTGAAAAACAAAATGATAAAAACTATTTAATTACAGTAAGTAGTAAAGAATCAAAAGTGCTTGGCCCTAAATTAACTAAATTCTTTGAAGAAAATAATATGAATGTTTGAGTATTAGCTGAATGAGATGGTGGAGTATTTATTTCATCAAAAGGCATTACAAAAGCAGTAGGATTAAAAGTTTTAGCTAATTTATTAGGTTATTCATTAGAAGAAATGGTAGCATTCGGAGACAGTGAAAACGACGTTGAAATGCTAGAGGCTGTTGGTCTTGGAATTGCTATGGGTAATGGAGAAGATGTTACTAAATCAGCAGCTAAAGAAATTTGTCTACCAGTTACAGAAGATGGCCCTTATTTCAAATTAAGAGATAAAGGATTTTATGAATAA
- the truB gene encoding tRNA pseudouridine(55) synthase TruB — protein sequence MFYKIWKPKRISSFKAIKDFAKEMGIKKIGHSGTLDPLADGLLIIATDEDTKLLNYIVNDVKTYYVKASLHKSSRSYDEGEEIFDLPFKNISKSAFLDVLSYIKDIKTQIPPIFSAKKINGVRLYKLARENRDVEIKPIDINILDLSLINFDEKHQTFEIETTVSKGTYIRSLIHDIGVLLNTDAIVNTLTRLRIGDISMNEKENFIKINDLEKLFHISLYMLEKNDLVSIAKNRLSYIDNLSDFSGKKIFIYNNEIIGIGDVDYGKISFSKVLFARIERILKEVKHD from the coding sequence ATGTTTTATAAAATTTGAAAACCAAAGAGGATATCCTCATTTAAAGCAATTAAAGATTTCGCTAAAGAAATGGGTATTAAAAAAATAGGTCATTCAGGTACATTAGACCCCTTAGCTGATGGTTTATTAATTATTGCAACCGATGAAGATACTAAATTGCTAAACTATATTGTAAATGACGTCAAAACTTATTATGTTAAAGCGTCTTTGCATAAAAGCAGTAGAAGTTATGATGAAGGCGAAGAAATTTTTGATTTGCCTTTCAAAAATATCTCAAAATCAGCTTTCTTAGATGTTCTATCTTATATTAAAGATATAAAAACGCAAATTCCACCAATTTTTTCTGCTAAAAAAATTAATGGTGTAAGGCTGTATAAATTAGCCAGAGAAAATCGAGATGTAGAGATTAAACCAATTGATATTAATATCTTAGATTTAAGCTTAATTAATTTTGATGAAAAACATCAAACTTTCGAAATTGAAACAACAGTTTCTAAAGGCACCTATATAAGAAGCTTAATTCATGATATTGGGGTTTTATTAAATACGGATGCTATTGTAAATACATTAACAAGGCTAAGAATTGGTGATATATCCATGAATGAAAAAGAAAATTTTATAAAAATAAATGATTTAGAAAAGCTTTTTCATATATCATTATATATGCTTGAAAAAAATGACCTAGTGTCAATAGCAAAAAATCGTTTAAGTTATATTGATAATTTATCCGATTTTAGTGGAAAAAAAATATTTATATACAACAACGAAATAATAGGAATAGGCGATGTAGACTATGGAAAAATTAGTTTTTCCAAGGTGCTTTTCGCAAGAATTGAACGTATATTGAAAGAGGTGAAACATGACTAA
- a CDS encoding FIVAR domain-containing protein, giving the protein MRKSKKIALILLGLGAIGATAGTVYVLLNSKKSKNEAIAKLINTIDTYRKNNLNGDAWTKLDNQAIELIKDLNSFIDSKNEIEVNKAIEENSEKFAMIQELFKYFTLANEVNGYLNIISNDNKYQEIASELKNVLDKQNGIVKNTENKIDVINSFNTLKNAYENAISKINDNNLLIASKINELDDLIKQANEYNESVKNTEIKEELKRAIEIAVTKKDATNATTESLTNAYNNLELILENIKVKNEEWKMAHTRLESKISEIELNKGSYGFNESELNDLSLATQEAKNIANDYSNDKTALDNAIVVLENKVKEIKERADLRKQEELLVKNKLNSLINQVAEFKNDVVINTQIKERLNQNITNASSELNNNNATSDTLNEAYNKLKEQFDIEKSNHNEWEKSYNNLKNKIDETEIYSILNSSSSNDLTNLFSAIEESKTILDNRNSNKTTLDNQLAKLEKAYIKAKELIDLNKTQEELAKEKLQILISQSITYKNSIINQNIKEELNNQIQNAQNALSNPSATLDSLNNAYTALEEALNSAKSQNTDWKDANASLNDKINEINNLKNSDAFNSSEIQEIDNAITEAQKSLDNPNIDKDAINNAKTTLENQFKAIQEKADARKAQEQLDKQKLATLITEANEYNNSIKNTTINSELSSAIQIAINKKDAVNATSESLTEALNELQTALDNVKIKNQEWNTSYTNLDDKIKEIEANRETDEVNESELNTLNNAIKEAKAVLNDPNSDKTALDNAKTTLENKYNEIKLAFNSRKENENKAKEKLNNLINQANSAKESIINTAIKDVLSNAIQNAEAASNNPKATTDSLNNAYTALEATLNEAKTQDTNWKNANSALNDKINEINSSKNSNNFNSTELQQINEAIVKATESLNNSSLAQEALESAKTELENKYNEIKKNLDNRKEREKENAKQKLNALINQATEEKNKIVNNVIKNELGTAIQTAKNVLDSSDSSTEDLNKAYQTLESALNNSKEQDNDWKNANSNLNTKINEINSSKDGNNFNSTELKQINDAIAKATESLNNPLVNKQELENAKTTLENAYKKVQTNAELRKQQENKEKEKLETLIKESSLYKDSITNSFIKDELSSSIQSAINKKDDANATIDSLTQTYKDLESALQTAKTKNEEWKTAHTNLDNKIKEIEGNKTSNDFNEHELSDLNNAIEAAKTVLSNPSSDKNALDNAKTTLDAKYNEIIQTSELRKQQEKDNAKNQLKSLIDDATSFKDSIINTEIKNKLSQAIQNVQSILDNLESSTEALDNAYKTLETIFNQIKLEDSAWKSANSDLDNKINEINNLKISNGFNETEMLEINTIISEAKKLLNNPSINKENLEIAKSTLETEFRKIQAKAELRKQQENLAKEKLQTLINQANTYNQTTVENTTIKNELQSLITTATTKKDAKNATAESLEQAYNELNSSFDAVKTKQNTWKASYDGLKNRTVEVNNQIDSYNLDNIEKQQLLAVVNDSNEILNNKNNDAQTFNDKLQKLNNAVNEYKTKNDVRNQIKTLLTKLDQDKNNEYIIDKQELQSKITKFVSETNTLLNKSNSTLLEFQTKKTELENLIKETNDNAVKLKTELRSKIETTLSNTKDSLTLSLLQTYQTRFNFETSLNERMSKLQPVFDNVDSNRKSLEDALSDYNTIYDKAKIWFELLEKFAFMKKTASTDREHLELMGKLTEFESKISQIERYIQIFSTEVVADGVETRWKNAIKTIDTWLLQYGLNFNEEKSKQTYTEWIKILNKYS; this is encoded by the coding sequence ATGAGAAAAAGTAAGAAAATTGCATTAATTTTGTTAGGATTAGGAGCTATCGGAGCGACAGCGGGGACTGTTTATGTGCTTTTAAATTCAAAAAAATCAAAAAATGAAGCTATTGCAAAATTAATTAATACCATTGACACTTATCGTAAAAATAATTTAAATGGTGATGCTTGAACAAAATTAGACAATCAAGCAATAGAATTAATTAAAGATCTAAATTCTTTCATTGATAGCAAAAACGAAATCGAAGTTAATAAAGCTATTGAAGAAAATTCAGAAAAATTTGCAATGATTCAAGAATTATTTAAATATTTTACATTAGCAAATGAAGTTAATGGTTATTTAAACATCATTTCTAATGATAACAAATACCAAGAAATTGCATCTGAATTAAAAAATGTATTAGATAAACAAAATGGAATTGTTAAAAATACAGAAAACAAGATTGACGTTATTAATTCATTCAATACTTTAAAGAACGCATATGAAAATGCAATAAGCAAAATAAATGATAATAATTTATTAATTGCATCTAAAATAAATGAATTAGACGATTTAATAAAACAAGCCAATGAATATAACGAATCTGTTAAAAATACAGAGATTAAAGAAGAATTAAAAAGAGCCATTGAAATCGCAGTGACTAAAAAAGATGCTACAAATGCAACAACTGAATCTTTAACTAATGCTTATAATAATTTAGAATTAATTCTGGAAAACATCAAAGTTAAAAATGAAGAATGAAAAATGGCTCATACAAGATTAGAAAGTAAAATTTCTGAAATTGAATTAAATAAAGGGTCATATGGTTTTAACGAAAGTGAATTGAATGATTTAAGCTTAGCGACACAAGAAGCAAAAAATATAGCAAATGATTACTCAAATGATAAAACTGCATTGGATAATGCTATAGTAGTATTAGAAAATAAGGTTAAGGAAATTAAAGAAAGAGCAGATTTAAGAAAACAAGAAGAATTACTTGTTAAAAATAAATTAAATAGTTTAATTAATCAAGTTGCTGAATTTAAAAATGATGTAGTAATTAATACACAAATCAAGGAAAGATTAAATCAAAATATTACAAATGCATCAAGTGAATTAAACAATAACAATGCTACTAGCGATACTTTAAATGAAGCATATAATAAATTAAAAGAACAATTTGATATCGAAAAATCTAATCACAATGAATGAGAAAAATCATACAATAATCTAAAAAATAAAATTGATGAGACAGAAATATATTCAATATTAAATTCAAGTAGTTCAAACGATTTAACCAATCTTTTTTCAGCAATAGAAGAATCAAAAACCATATTAGATAATAGAAATTCTAATAAAACAACATTAGATAATCAACTAGCTAAATTAGAAAAAGCATACATAAAAGCTAAGGAATTAATAGATTTAAATAAAACCCAAGAAGAATTAGCTAAAGAAAAATTACAAATTTTAATTAGCCAATCAATCACATATAAAAACTCAATTATTAATCAAAATATTAAAGAAGAATTAAATAACCAAATTCAAAATGCTCAAAATGCATTAAGCAACCCTAGTGCTACACTAGACAGTTTGAATAATGCATATACCGCATTAGAAGAAGCATTAAATTCAGCTAAATCTCAAAATACTGATTGAAAAGATGCTAATGCATCTCTAAATGACAAAATTAATGAAATTAATAACTTAAAAAATTCAGATGCATTTAATTCATCAGAAATTCAAGAAATTGATAATGCAATTACAGAAGCGCAAAAGTCATTAGATAATCCAAATATCGATAAAGATGCAATTAATAATGCTAAAACAACTTTAGAAAATCAATTTAAAGCTATTCAAGAAAAAGCAGATGCTAGAAAAGCGCAAGAACAATTAGATAAACAAAAATTAGCTACATTAATCACTGAGGCAAATGAATATAATAATTCAATTAAAAACACAACCATTAACTCAGAATTATCTTCAGCAATTCAAATTGCGATAAATAAAAAAGATGCTGTAAATGCAACATCCGAATCTTTAACTGAAGCATTAAATGAATTACAAACTGCATTAGATAATGTCAAAATCAAGAATCAAGAATGAAATACTTCATACACCAATTTAGATGACAAAATTAAAGAAATCGAAGCAAATAGAGAAACAGATGAAGTAAATGAATCAGAATTAAATACATTGAATAATGCAATTAAAGAAGCTAAAGCTGTTCTAAATGATCCAAATAGTGATAAAACAGCATTAGATAATGCAAAAACCACTCTAGAAAATAAATATAATGAAATTAAACTAGCATTTAATTCAAGAAAAGAAAATGAAAATAAAGCTAAAGAAAAATTAAATAACTTGATTAATCAAGCAAATTCAGCTAAAGAATCAATTATAAATACAGCAATTAAAGATGTCTTAAGCAATGCAATTCAAAATGCAGAAGCGGCATCAAACAATCCTAAAGCAACTACAGATAGTTTAAATAATGCATATACAGCACTTGAAGCAACTTTAAATGAAGCAAAAACACAAGATACTAACTGAAAAAATGCCAACTCTGCATTAAATGATAAAATTAATGAAATTAATAGTTCTAAAAATAGTAATAACTTCAATTCAACTGAATTACAACAAATCAATGAAGCAATAGTCAAAGCAACTGAATCACTAAATAATTCATCATTAGCCCAAGAAGCATTAGAATCTGCTAAAACTGAATTAGAAAATAAATATAATGAAATTAAGAAAAATTTAGACAATCGAAAAGAACGAGAAAAAGAAAATGCTAAACAAAAATTGAATGCGTTAATTAACCAAGCAACAGAAGAAAAAAATAAAATTGTGAATAATGTAATTAAAAATGAATTAGGTACAGCAATTCAAACTGCTAAAAATGTTCTTGATAGTAGTGATTCATCAACAGAGGATTTAAATAAAGCATATCAAACCTTAGAATCTGCATTAAATAATAGTAAAGAACAAGACAATGATTGAAAAAATGCTAATTCTAACTTAAATACTAAAATTAATGAAATTAATAGTTCTAAAGATGGCAATAACTTCAATTCAACTGAATTAAAACAAATCAATGATGCGATAGCTAAGGCAACTGAATCACTAAATAATCCTTTAGTTAATAAGCAAGAATTAGAAAATGCTAAAACAACTTTAGAAAATGCATATAAAAAAGTTCAAACAAATGCTGAGTTAAGAAAACAACAAGAAAATAAAGAAAAAGAAAAACTTGAAACATTAATTAAAGAATCATCATTATACAAAGATTCAATAACAAATTCTTTTATTAAAGATGAATTATCTTCATCAATTCAATCAGCAATAAATAAAAAAGATGACGCAAATGCTACTATAGATTCTTTAACTCAAACATATAAAGATCTTGAATCAGCATTACAAACTGCTAAAACTAAAAATGAAGAATGAAAAACCGCTCATACTAACTTAGATAATAAAATCAAAGAAATTGAAGGAAATAAAACTTCAAATGACTTCAATGAGCATGAATTAAGTGATTTAAATAATGCAATTGAAGCAGCTAAAACCGTGTTAAGTAATCCGTCTTCAGATAAAAATGCATTAGATAATGCTAAAACCACTTTAGATGCAAAATATAACGAAATTATACAAACATCTGAATTAAGAAAACAACAAGAAAAAGATAATGCTAAAAATCAATTAAAATCTTTAATTGATGATGCTACATCATTTAAAGATTCAATAATAAACACCGAAATAAAAAATAAATTATCACAAGCTATTCAAAATGTTCAATCTATTCTTGATAATTTAGAATCTTCAACCGAAGCATTGGATAATGCATACAAAACATTAGAAACTATATTCAATCAAATTAAATTAGAAGATAGTGCTTGAAAATCTGCAAATAGTGATTTAGATAATAAAATCAACGAAATTAATAATTTGAAAATATCTAACGGATTTAATGAAACGGAAATGTTGGAAATTAATACTATAATTTCAGAAGCTAAAAAATTATTAAATAATCCTTCAATTAATAAAGAAAATCTAGAAATCGCTAAATCAACATTAGAAACTGAATTTAGAAAAATTCAAGCAAAAGCTGAATTAAGAAAACAACAAGAAAATCTTGCAAAAGAAAAACTACAAACATTAATTAATCAAGCGAATACATACAATCAAACAACAGTTGAAAATACAACAATTAAAAATGAATTGCAATCATTAATTACCACTGCAACAACTAAAAAAGATGCTAAAAATGCAACCGCTGAATCCTTAGAACAAGCGTATAATGAATTAAATTCTTCATTTGATGCTGTTAAAACAAAACAAAATACATGAAAAGCTTCATATGATGGTCTTAAAAATAGAACCGTTGAAGTTAATAATCAAATTGATAGTTACAATTTAGATAATATAGAAAAACAACAATTATTAGCCGTTGTAAACGACAGTAATGAAATACTAAATAATAAAAATAATGATGCACAAACATTTAATGATAAATTGCAAAAATTAAATAATGCAGTAAATGAATATAAAACTAAAAATGATGTAAGAAATCAAATTAAAACTCTACTAACTAAATTAGATCAAGATAAAAATAACGAATATATCATTGATAAACAAGAATTACAATCTAAAATTACTAAATTTGTTAGTGAAACAAATACTTTATTAAATAAATCAAATTCTACTCTTTTAGAATTCCAAACCAAAAAAACAGAACTTGAAAACTTAATAAAAGAAACTAACGATAATGCTGTTAAATTAAAGACTGAATTACGTTCAAAAATTGAAACCACTCTTTCAAATACTAAAGACAGTTTAACATTGTCATTGCTACAAACTTATCAAACACGATTTAATTTCG